The Fusarium fujikuroi IMI 58289 draft genome, chromosome FFUJ_chr01 sequence CCCATAATCCAGGGAATGGCCTCGGGATATGGAGGTCTCTATGCCGAGCGGGGCTTCGTTTCGTGGGTGAGGCCTTGGCCAACTCTTGGTGAGACTATCGTCAATGTCGTCACTTTTGCCAACTCGTGCAATGCCTACATTCCGATACAGGAGAAAGAGGCAGCTCGTCGATCGTCTAGTCACGAGATCCGATTCAATGCTGTTCTTGACGACTATTCTTTGAATCAACTAAACCCATACGCCTCAAGCCAACATTGGTCCAGAATATGCCAACATACCTATCGATCGATGTCTTTAGACCAACGACTCCTCAATTTTGCCAAGCCTTACAATTGTCCCCTGCTTTATCCAGTGACATACAAAATCGAAACCCTTGCAGGGATATTCTGACGGGCagtctaggggaggaaagaaaactctggaccttgatcctagatggcaaaaagacttaggtaaatttgcataaatttaggatatcttttgctgggtttattttgaccccctatatcaaggtccagtgttttctttctccctgAGGGCAGttatctcaacaccaactacTAAGAGTCAAAAAGTCTTCCTATACCTTCCCGATTGGGAAGTCCAAACATTGACACGATGAAGGACTTTAGGCGAGGTCTGAGGTGACTCTCGAAAGAGCGATTGATTGGTAGTACAAGCTATGATATTCTGTAATCAAGATAACAAGACGATTATGTGAGGATACCTATCCATGGGATCTACTTAAAGACCTCGGATTATTGGTCACGGTTCCTGACCAAAGGCTTGATGGTCGAATCAGATATCTCTCGCAGATGTGGCCATGGTACAATTGAAAGTCTGAAACGAGAATCTATATTCAGTGCTAATCAATACCAATACCAAAACCTAATGATCTTCTCATCTGTCCGACACCGAGGAATTCAATAACTCGTCGGCCTCCAAATCTCTAAAGCTCCGAAACCAGCAACGCCACAGCGCACAAGCCACCCGCCTCATCCCTGTTCTCGATGCCGCCCCGCCGGGAGGCAGCTCAGTTCAGCTTATCCATGCAAGGAACCCAGAGCCCGGACCAGACGTGGCTCAGATCAACAATAACGTCACTCGAGCAAAGCCATTCATGAATCCTGCAATTTGCAAATAACCACGCTTGATTCGTGGCTTGGCTTATGGAAATGAAGCCCGTGATTCTACAATGGCGCAGCAGCTGGGCTCGTGATAGTTCAGTTTGACGACGTCAGAGGAGAGCTAAGCTCGTGAGCGTCGGACTTTTTGTTGATTCATACGGCGGATACTATACAGATGCGACTAGTCTACAAATTCATACAGCCTCACAACACAACTAGCTCAAGGCAATCAAGGGTCCAAGCTGCCATGCCGAGCTGGGCCCAaaagctccagcttctccacATGTTTATTTCAGCTTAGCTACCCTAGCTCTGACCCAGTCTATCGAAGCTCAACGCCCAGCTCCTTGACCAAGGCTTTGCGCACATCCTCGTGGAAAGCTACGGCCTCATCGTTAGTCAGAGTCCGCTCCAAGCTGCGGTAAACAATTCGATACGCCATGCTCTTGCGGCCCGTCTTGGGGTGGGTGAACTCATCGATCAGGCGCACATCCTCGACCACGTCACCCGCCACGTTACGGACAATTTCCATAACGTCGTTTTCATGGAATGTGCCCTTGGTGTTGCCACCTGCTGCTGTCGTGGAGCTAAGCCAAAAGGACACGTCCTTGGGACAGGGAGGATACTTGGAAAAGGGGACGAAGCGCTTCAGGTTGTCGAGATTGTCGGTCACGCCCTCGAATTGGGATAGGAAGCGCTTGTCTTTTGACCAGAAGAGGCGAATGTCggggatcttgaagagaagcATGGCAATGCGGTCGATGCCAATGCCAAAAGCCCAACCCAGTTGGTTAGGTACACCAGCGTTGATGTAGATATCCTGCTTGACCACACCACAGCCCAGGACCTCGAGCCAGTCGCCGGCATAGTAGACCTCCAGCTCCCATGAGGGGCTGGTAAAGGGGAAGTAAGCTTCTACCCATCGCATTTGCAGAGGCTCATCCACGAAGTTGGGGTCATCTTTGATCGCAGTAGCCTTGGCCCGGGAGAAGATATCGACGACCATGTTTTCTAATGACCTCTTGAGATGAGCACCGatagcctcagcctcagcagctgtGTGGTGAGCATCTTGGAGAGGGTTTGTCTCAGGATGCATAGGAGGGTTTGGGTCATCGACCTTGACCCCATGAATGGGTAGCTTCTCAAAGTCCTTCCATACCGCAGTAGCAACATCGCCATTAGGAACTTTAGTACGATCCCATGACATTGCACCCTCCATCTGATGGAACACAGGATAGTGACTGCGGTCAATGGCATCCCGTCTGTATACATCGGCAGACACAAGGTACCCCGCGCTCTCGTTAGCTCGGAATGTGTCGGCCTGGTGAGCACTCGTATGTGTTCGCAGTAGTGTTTCGCTATTCAAGTAATATGTATCGGACAGGGCGCGACCGGGATGATTCGCGGGAAATCCTAGCGAATCGAAGTTCTGGGCTGTTGATACCACAGGGCTGAACTCATTGTGATACTTGAACGTCGGCTCAGGGAAGTTGGCCTGGATAATCTGGCGGGTGATAGACACAGGGTGATCTTTCAATAGGTGAAGTTTCCTTGTAGTGGCGTCGAGGACGTTGTCGGGTACGTTGAACCATTGAGGATCAGTCTTGATGGTCTGGTCGCGGATAGTCACGGAGCCTGGAGTTCCCGTCGGGCGTGCTGCAACAAGGCCGAACCAGTCAGCGAGACGCCCATGCAAGTAATTGACTGGAAGTAGACCGACCCGACGAGTAAGTCCTCGCGGCGCAAGCTGTTCGTAGGAGAATAGAGCTCCGGGGAAGCTGGACAGGTCGCGGGGCAGAAGCCCTCAGGCACCGCATGCCCTGGATGTAGAGTCTCATTCTGGTGACTTGTGAAGCTCGACAATTACATTACAGGCCGAGCGGGCCACGCAGTAGACGCCAATGGCTGATCGATTTATCGTAAATTGAATACTCGAACGCCGAGAGGGGTTCCACGATTGGTTGGTTGTATCACCAAAACTGCAAAACTGTTCGGCGTTCGGCCTTACAGCTCCTCCGGATATAaccaatccaatccaattcACTCACAATtaacttcaacttcagctcttctCCAACGGCCTCGCATAAAGATAGCATTGCAATCTAGCGCTATTCTTGCTTCGCTTCGGCGACTTGACAGCCGATCCCGCTCCGATTGTCCGGTTACAGTAGCTAAACACCGGGCCAATTGATAACTTTCCGCGATGTCGGTAGCAACAGCTGAGGCTCATGCACTTAAAAAAGTGAACCCTTGCTGTAGTAGTAATCATAACTAACCgacctttttcttttttcacCTTCCCACATCATCCActtccattctcatctcaaCTTGGCCTAACTTTAGTTACTtacaagtcaagtcaagttatGGAACCTTCAGTTGATCGACATTGAGCAGCTTAACTTTAGATAGTCTAAGCTAAACTCGTCCTTATTTCCCAGTCTTTGCTTTGGCTTGTGAAACTAAAAAAACCAGCGCACGTCATGGCTACCAGTCAGGACGCAATGAGCAAAACGACGGAGACGGCGCCTGTAAAGACAGGAAAGGCGACGGCTGAtgcgaagaagacgacgataaGATATCCCTTTTGGTTTGGCGGAAGTGCCAGTAGCATGGCAGCTTGCGTTACACATCCTTTGGATCTTGGTGCGTTTTGCGATCTCGAAATATGACGAACTTCAGCTAACATTGAACAGTCAAGGTAACTCTTCGCAACCTCTCGTGACAGTGTAACAAATTCTGACTCTCTTCTAGGTTCGTCTTCAAATGCGCACAGGCAATGCGCCCAAGAACATGGTCGGTACATTCGTCCACATTCTCCGTCACGATGGTCCCCTCGGTCTTTACAGCGGCATATCCGCCTCTCTCCTGCGCCAGATGACATATTCAACCGTGCGATTCGGCGTCTACGAAGAGGTCAAGACACGTCTCACACGCCGTAACGAAGGCCGCGATCCATCTTTTATGACACTCGTTGCCCTAGCCGCTGGATCTGGTTTCGTAGGAGGCATTGCTGGAAACTTTGCCGATGTTCTCAACGTGCGCATGCAACACGATGCTGCGCTTCCTCCTGCTGAGCGCCGAAACTATCGTCACGCTTTTGACGGCATGGTCCGTATGGCGCGTGAGGAGGGGCCTAAGAGTATGTTCCGTGGATGGTTGCCCAACAGTGGCCGTGCCATGTTCATGACTGCTGGTCAGCTTGCCAGCTACGACGTTTCAAAGAGTTTGCTTCTCCAGTATACGCCCATGGAAGATAACCTCAAGACTCACTTTACTTCTTCGTTCATCGCTGGTCTGGTCGCTGCTACTGTAACAAGCCCTATCGACGTCATCAAGACTCGTGTTATGTCTTCAGCATATGATCACAACATCTTGCACCTGATTCGTGACATTCACCGGACTGACGGTCTTATGTGGATGTTCAAGGGCTGGGTTCCAAGCTTCCTCCGACTCGGACCGTACGTACCTCCTTTCTCTGTGTCAAATCCCACCTAACGCTCTCGCAGACAAACCATTTGTACATTTGTCTTTTTAGAGATGCACCGAAAGGCCTACCGCAAGGTTAAGGGCTTGGATACTAACCTGTAGACttgacatgacatgatagACCAGGAAGATGAGCATGTTTTGGCGTTGTCGTTTTGTCGTTTCGTCGCTCAAGAGCGGTGATCACCCTGTTGGCGTTACTGCTTTGTTACTCAAGATCTCTTGCACGAGATTCCTGTGTGGGAACCTGGTTTGCAAAACATACTCATCATAGAGGAGGATAAAGGCGGGTATAGAAGTTAGCATTGTCGTTCACAGCACTAAAATGTATACGTCGTACCATGATTTGTCTCCTGAAAAAAGATCCCATTCTAAGTCCGTGCTATGCTTTTTTTTTCGAGACTGTTACTAGTTTCCAGATCACCCCCTGTTTATACCTCCAAACCTTTCTTGATTACGAATTGCCTAACCCATCAAACGCCTCTGCTCCTTACTGCCAAGAAGATCCCCCATACGGTGTTGTTCCGTAGGCTGTCATGCCCCCTCCGTACGCCGTCTGGCCGCCGCCACCACCGTAAGGCGTAGTGTACCCTCCATCCTGCCAAGGTGTGGTACCGCCGTCCATGTTCATATCAGGACTTCGAGGACCATCAAACTCAGCTTCGTCGCCGCCATACTTCCTAGGGTCGAGGCCCTTGAGAAGACCACCGATCTTTTGTTGCAAGACTCTAATACCGTTTTGTACGATTTGGTCAGGCTCCATGCTCCCTGACGTTTCAACCTCGAAGTAGAACCTATTTGGAACTGCATCGTAGTCGAATGGTTCGCCTTCTTGAGGAGGCTCCTCCCATTCAGCGTATTTGCTCTTAGGCCTGGAGTACAACGTTAGCCATACCCTCGACACTTGTTCATAGAACTCACCATTCGACAGCAGGGTCTGTGTCGTTTTCAAACCACCAGTCAATGTGATGCAGCTTGTTATGAGGATCATACTCAAAGCCGACCGCAGATGTAGGCATCCACTTGGCGTGCTCCTTTGCGATTCCCTTCTTGGCAATGCAGCTAATCTTCAACTCCTGGCCCTTACGCAGCTTCGCGATCAAGCAGCCGTAACCCTCTGGATCTGTGATCACGGGGCTTCCCACTCCATTCATATGACGACCATCCACCACAAGATCCCTCGCATACACCTTCATAATCTCGTCGGACGTGCACTTCGCGTGCAGTGTCAGAGTGACGCTGCATTGTTCGCAGTACTGCTCGCAGTCGCAGTCTCGTGAGTAGTTGAGCTCGTCAACTCCTTTCGAATCGAGAGGAATCAGACCCAGGCGGTGGGCGATGAACTCGTCGGCCAGCACGGAGCTGTTTGTCTCGATCTCGACCAGGTCAATGGCGATCGTGGGCACTTCTGCCTGGATGATCCGCCGCACGGCATTGGCGAACGCAAGGTTCGTCTTTGATAGCTCGAAATCGACGTGGGTGTGATCGGCCTGAGTTGCATCAAATCACATCAGTTGAGTGTCCCCAGAAAGAAAAAGGGTTCGGGAGCCTTCTCATACCGCAGAGATCTTCACTTGGGGCTGCTCTGGCTCCccatccatcaccatcggGTCATAATCCATTCCGTCCATATTTGCAAGCGTCGCGCGCCTGAAAGAATCAACTAGCAAATTGGGCGCAGTATCGCAAACAGCAAAGGCGTTATTGAAAAGTCGACGTGCGGAAAGGAAAAAGGATTGGAAACTGCGGGGATCAAAAGGTGAAGGCGTAAATGGAATAAAGAGGGTGAGTTTTCGCAACAATGCGAACTGAGGCCCTCACTTCAGACGTGCATATGCGATCTGCTGGTGTACCTGGCTCGTGCCCGGAACATTAGTAATCCCGCTCTTATCGTCCGGTTTGACAGGGGTGCTTCAACGATAACAGAAAAAAATATCCATTGCTTCAGTCCCCGCCAAAATTACCAGCCTCGAACAGGTACAGTCAATAAATTCAACTATACAGGGCCATTCGAcatgaagatcaaggccctcAGTCGCCCCGTGTCGGCTCAACAAGCAGCCGGCTCAGATGTTACAAAGCAACCACGAAACCTCGATTCCGCCCTCCATCCTTTTGAGCGCGCACGCGAGTACCAGCGAGCCCTCAATGCCGTCAAGCTCGAGCGAATGCATGCGCAGCCTTTCGTAGGCCAGCTAGGACGGGGTCATGTCGACGGTGTCTATTCTATCGCCAAGGATCCCAGCTCTCTTGAGCACTTTGCTAGTGGTAGTGGTGACGGCGTTGTCAAGGTCTGGGACCTAGCCGATAGAGACGAGATATGGCATGCGACAGCTCATGAGAATATCGTCAAGGGTCTAGAATGGACTCGCGATCAAAAGCTCTTGACCTGTGCGGCCGACAGAACGATCAAGCTGTTTGACCCTTATAACACACCTAGCGAAGCGGCTCCTatatcatcatggcttgGAAATGGTGCTTTTACCAGCTTGTCGCACCATCGCTCCAAGAACTcgtttgctgctgcttccaGTGTGATCAACATCTACGATCTCGAACGTCACACCGCTGCTCCTGAAGTTCTCAAGTGGCCTACATCTATCGACACCATCACCGACGTTGCCTTCAACTACGTCGAGACTTCAATCTTGGGATCATGCTCCAACGACCGCTCCATCGTCATCTACGACCTCCGCACATCTACACCTGTCACAAAGACCGTCCTCAAGTTCGCCAGCAACCGCCTATCTTGGTCCCCTATGGAGGCTTTCAACctggctgctgcttctgaagATCACAACATCTACCTCTTCGACATGCGCAAGTTTGACCGTGCTCTCAACGTTCTCAAGGATCACGTCGCCGCCGTCATGGATGTCGAATGGTCTCCAACTGGTGAAGAGCTTGTATCCGCATCTTGGGACCGAACCGTTCGTCTCTGGAACCGAGACCGCGGTCACTCGCGGGATATCTACCACACCAAGCGCATGCAGCGTGTTACAGCAGCCAGCTGGACCCCTGACGCGCGCTACATTCTCTCTGGATCCGACGATGGTAACGTTCGACTCTGGCGCGCTAACGCCTCTCGCCGCGAAGGCGTCAAGTCAGCTCGTCAACGACAAGCCCTGGAGTACAACGAAGCTCTTATCGAGCGTTATCAGCACATGCCTGAGGTTCGCCGCATTCATCGTCACCGTCATGTGCCCAAGGTCCTCAAGAAGGCCGGTGAGATTAAGgctgaggagctcaagagcaTTAAGCGCCGCGAAGAGAATGAGCGTCGTCATACTAAGAAACAGTTTGAGAGGCGTaggggagagagagaaaagatgaTTCTGGCGAGAGAGAAGTAAGGGAGGTGCAACGAGTCTAAATAGTTGCAGCAATGAGAAAAGTTCAGTGGGATTACAAAGGCACGGAAGGGCATTGCAAGGCGTTCAGGTCGTCTATTCATGGGTAATCTAGATGACTTTATTGAAGAATATACCATTCGTATTCATAGGCAAGCCTCAGTGCAAGATGTCATAAACATTCGACATTGATTTCATTAAAGCTGGACATCAGGTAGGCAACAGACTGAAGGaggatatatatctaaacGTGAATTTCTCGTAACTATCAGATCTAGACAGTAAAAGGTCCCTTTCGAACAAGTACTCAAAACTTCAAGTTTCCCATGAGCGGCATATCCGTCGGCGTGAGCGTCGTGCTGTGTATCTATCCATCTCATTCCAAATCCCATCTAAGAATCTCTGTTCAGTCCTTCATCGCCTGCGGCAAGGAGACAATAGGGATAAAACACAACACGCAACACCGTAGGTCGAGACCGACACCTTCCAAATATAAGCTGGTACATGACTCGACCAGAACCGCCCAAATCCATACAATCTCGATCATTCAATATGAGGAGAAACCTTGCTCCCAAAACGCCAAAATGAAATAGCCGATGCGAATAATTGCGTCGCAACATCGGAGGTATCTCTCTTTATCAATCGAACGGAAAACGCCAGCCCTTCCTTTGTTGTTTTGTGTATGATGCCATTCCGTTCCATTGATAGTGTGGATAGTCCCTCTTTTTGCGCGTCATTCGTATAATATCATACCCCGCTATAACGCCAAAGGGGGAAAAAAGTACATGGAGGAAATGTCAAATCGTAGTAAATATGATGTACAAGCCGGTTGATTCCGGCAAACAGCCGGAAATGATTAATGCTgtggcttgatgatgctaTTGCGGGCCGTCTTTGTAGGTTTGTAGTTGGGGAGCTCGTCAAACCACCCCTGATCTTCGTTGTATCGGTAAGCATGGAAGTCTAGACCGTAAGGCTTGGGCTCAATAGAGTAGAGCATGCCAAGAGGAATGTCCATGTCTGTGATGTCCGCCAGGGACAGGTCCATGAAATAGGCCATCAGGACTCTACACACAGAGCGATGTCCAATGATAAGAAGATGGTCTTCAATACGCTCAACCTCTCGAACCATGTCGCGGAGACGGCTCACAACCTGCAGATAGCCTTCGCCTCCGACTCCAGGATAGATGTAGTTGAGCTTGTCCTGCGCTCGCTTGGCAAATTCCTCGGGCTCCTTCTTTGCGATTTCCGCATATGTCATACCTTCGAACTGGCCCGAGTTCATTTCGTTGAGCATCTCCCAGTTCTTCACATCGTAATCATCGTCGGCCTCGAAATACTCAGCTGTGTCCACGCTGCGATCGAGCATCGAAGTCCAGACACAAAAGTTCTTGTCCTCAATCTCCCGGTACATCTCAGGATAGGGAGGTGTGTTGTCACCGGGTACGGGAGGGAAAGTAGCCTGagctttcttgctcttctgttCAATAAGCCAGTGCTTACGCTGGTAGGTGATGAAGTTGTGAAGAGCTTGGCCGTAGCAATGGCCGCGCTCGGTAAGTGGTGAGTTTCCACCCAATCTTCCAAGCTCGTTATCGACGCTCTGGCCATGTCGGGTAATCCAGATCTGTCGAGGAGCAAGATTGAAACTAGCGAGGTAAGTGCTAATACCACTACTGAGGAAACCCTTGAGACGGTGCTGGATTAGTTTTCGCCCAACATCAACCATCTACGATTTGGTCAGCTGCTGATTCTCAAAATCATTACGAATTCCACAAACCTGGATGTATTGCAAGTCGTGCTTTTCCTCATATTCGCCAAGAGGAACATACGCACTCTCGTATGCAGCGACTCGCTTCTTAAAATCTTCCAGTGACTTCTGAGGGTCCTTGTCACGATAGTCAGGACCAGAGAGCTTCAGCCGCATGTTCGCCTCCAGGAGAGTAGGATCTTGACAGATACTCTCAATGAAAAGAATACCCAGCTTGGGCTCCCTCTGCTTGATGCGATTGGTGATGTTCTTTCTTCGCTCAATAGTGCTGTTTGTGGCATCGAGAATGCCAACAGCGCCACCTCCATCGAGAAGGTAGTCCAACAGCTCGTCCAAAGTATCCATAGCACACTGCTCACGCATGGCCGCGGCAGTCTGATTCTTGGGATCGAAGAATGTAGCGGACTGGTCCACCTCGGATTGAGCGGCATCATTCAAATCAAGCTTCTCCGGCTCAGCCTGTTCGGGACCAAACGGTGCCGGGTTACCATTTAGCAAAATAGAAGCGGCATGCACAGGAGGATCCATGTGTTCCGGCTCAGGTTGCAACTTTGGGTGGACAGAAACTCTGCGTCCGGCAGCTACACGTCTTCGGTTTCCAACATTGAAGATGCGAGAATCatgctgctgccaagaaaGATACCTTTGAAGCTTCTTGGTAATGTAAGACTTTCCTCGGGCTGGCAAGCCAACCATGACAATAACAAGCTTTGCGGCAACATCACGAGAAGGAATTCTTCCATCAGGTGAGACTCTTGACCGGGTCATGCCCGGGATGTTGAGCGTTGTCGCATGTGGCCGGACTCGTGGTGTTTGATGTCCAGAATTCTGTCTTAGCGGAGGACTGTTTCCATACGTCAATTGAGGGGTTCTAAAAGCGGGATCGCCAGTACTAAAAGGGCCGAAGGTGGTGGATATGTGGTTCGCGACCCCAACTGtggaaaaaaagagaaaaaaatgACGGCACTTACATGCGTGGCGAGCTCGGCGCTGTTGAAGTGACGCTTCGCGCATATGTGGGGGTTTCGGTCAAATCGTTTAGCGATCGCAGCGCCACAGCCAACGAAGAAGGTGCATTtgctggaggaggaagatgatcatGGTCACCGTCGGCTGGTGGAGGAAGAACCGCGTAGTTATTTGGATTGTTTGGATTCGAGGAAGGGTCTGAAGTTGGGTGTGACGTCGGATTCGAGCTAGGATTCGATGTAGGTGGTAGAGAATCTAAGGATGTCTGTTGCGCCGCAGACGAATGTTGCGCTGGGAACGCTGGGGAAGGAGGTGATACACCGAGAAGGTTATGCATCACAGATTTTAACAGTCCGGACTGTTTTGATTGTCGGCGACCTGCGTCTTAATTTTAGATACGTGTATAGTTGATTGTTTGGTGTCTTGAAGTGCTAGATGCGATCGCGCAGGTATAAGGGGTTCGAGTTATGATAAACAGAATTGAAACAATGTGATTTGATCAAAAACAACAAGGTAGCAATGGATGTCGAAGATCTTTTTGGAGACTCAAAGTTTgtatgaggagaagaagagcaacaggAAAGATTGGATGTGTAGCAGCAGTTG is a genomic window containing:
- a CDS encoding related to 6-phosphofructo-2-kinase encodes the protein MHNLLGVSPPSPAFPAQHSSAAQQTSLDSLPPTSNPSSNPTSHPTSDPSSNPNNPNNYAVLPPPADGDHDHLPPPANAPSSLAVALRSLNDLTETPTYARSVTSTAPSSPRIPPLRQNSGHQTPRVRPHATTLNIPGMTRSRVSPDGRIPSRDVAAKLVIVMVGLPARGKSYITKKLQRYLSWQQHDSRIFNVGNRRRVAAGRRVSVHPKLQPEPEHMDPPVHAASILLNGNPAPFGPEQAEPEKLDLNDAAQSEVDQSATFFDPKNQTAAAMREQCAMDTLDELLDYLLDGGGAVGILDATNSTIERRKNITNRIKQREPKLGILFIESICQDPTLLEANMRLKLSGPDYRDKDPQKSLEDFKKRVAAYESAYVPLGEYEEKHDLQYIQMVDVGRKLIQHRLKGFLSSGISTYLASFNLAPRQIWITRHGQSVDNELGRLGGNSPLTERGHCYGQALHNFITYQRKHWLIEQKSKKAQATFPPVPGDNTPPYPEMYREIEDKNFCVWTSMLDRSVDTAEYFEADDDYDVKNWEMLNEMNSGQFEGMTYAEIAKKEPEEFAKRAQDKLNYIYPGVGGEGYLQVVSRLRDMVREVERIEDHLLIIGHRSVCRVLMAYFMDLSLADITDMDIPLGMLYSIEPKPYGLDFHAYRYNEDQGWFDELPNYKPTKTARNSIIKPQH
- a CDS encoding probable dicarboxylate carrier protein: MATSQDAMSKTTETAPVKTGKATADAKKTTIRYPFWFGGSASSMAACVTHPLDLGNAPKNMVGTFVHILRHDGPLGLYSGISASLLRQMTYSTVRFGVYEEVKTRLTRRNEGRDPSFMTLVALAAGSGFVGGIAGNFADVLNVRMQHDAALPPAERRNYRHAFDGMVRMAREEGPKSMFRGWLPNSGRAMFMTAGQLASYDVSKSLLLQYTPMEDNLKTHFTSSFIAGLVAATVTSPIDVIKTRVMSSAYDHNILHLIRDIHRTDGLMWMFKGWVPSFLRLGPQTICTFVFLEMHRKAYRKVKGLDTNL
- a CDS encoding related to mitochondrial phenylalanyl-tRNA synthetase (MSF1); this translates as MRLYIQGMRCLRASAPRPVQLPRSSILLRTACAARTYSSARPTGTPGSVTIRDQTIKTDPQWFNVPDNVLDATTRKLHLLKDHPVSITRQIIQANFPEPTFKYHNEFSPVVSTAQNFDSLGFPANHPGRALSDTYYLNSETLLRTHTSAHQADTFRANESAGYLVSADVYRRDAIDRSHYPVFHQMEGAMSWDRTKVPNGDVATAVWKDFEKLPIHGVKVDDPNPPMHPETNPLQDAHHTAAEAEAIGAHLKRSLENMVVDIFSRAKATAIKDDPNFVDEPLQMRWVEAYFPFTSPSWELEVYYAGDWLEVLGCGVVKQDIYINAGVPNQLGWAFGIGIDRIAMLLFKIPDIRLFWSKDKRFLSQFEGVTDNLDNLKRFVPFSKYPPCPKDVSFWLSSTTAAGGNTKGTFHENDVMEIVRNVAGDVVEDVRLIDEFTHPKTGRKSMAYRIVYRSLERTLTNDEAVAFHEDVRKALVKELGVELR
- a CDS encoding probable SOF1 protein codes for the protein MKIKALSRPVSAQQAAGSDVTKQPRNLDSALHPFERAREYQRALNAVKLERMHAQPFVGQLGRGHVDGVYSIAKDPSSLEHFASGSGDGVVKVWDLADRDEIWHATAHENIVKGLEWTRDQKLLTCAADRTIKLFDPYNTPSEAAPISSWLGNGAFTSLSHHRSKNSFAAASSVINIYDLERHTAAPEVLKWPTSIDTITDVAFNYVETSILGSCSNDRSIVIYDLRTSTPVTKTVLKFASNRLSWSPMEAFNLAAASEDHNIYLFDMRKFDRALNVLKDHVAAVMDVEWSPTGEELVSASWDRTVRLWNRDRGHSRDIYHTKRMQRVTAASWTPDARYILSGSDDGNVRLWRANASRREGVKSARQRQALEYNEALIERYQHMPEVRRIHRHRHVPKVLKKAGEIKAEELKSIKRREENERRHTKKQFERRRGEREKMILAREK
- a CDS encoding probable DNA-directed RNA polymerase II chain RPB3, with the protein product MDGMDYDPMVMDGEPEQPQVKISAADHTHVDFELSKTNLAFANAVRRIIQAEVPTIAIDLVEIETNSSVLADEFIAHRLGLIPLDSKGVDELNYSRDCDCEQYCEQCSVTLTLHAKCTSDEIMKVYARDLVVDGRHMNGVGSPVITDPEGYGCLIAKLRKGQELKISCIAKKGIAKEHAKWMPTSAVGFEYDPHNKLHHIDWWFENDTDPAVEWPKSKYAEWEEPPQEGEPFDYDAVPNRFYFEVETSGSMEPDQIVQNGIRVLQQKIGGLLKGLDPRKYGGDEAEFDGPRSPDMNMDGGTTPWQDGGYTTPYGGGGGQTAYGGGMTAYGTTPYGGSSWQ